GCGCGGCCGTGCACCACTCGGTGGGCTTCGGCAACTCGTGGGCGCCGTCCACCGGGGTGCCCGCCGGCGCGGTGGTCGAGTCCGACCGGGTGAACCCGGCCAAGTTCTACGCCCTGGCCGGCGGTCGGCTGCACACCAGCACCGACGGCGGCGCGACCTTCACCGCCGGGCCCGAGGTGGCGGCCGCCAGGCTGAAGGCCGTGCCCGGGCACGAGGGCGACCTGTGGCTGGCCGGCGAGGGCGGGCTGTTCCGCTCGACCGACTCCGGCGCCACCGTCGCGCAGGTCGCGGGCGTCACCGACGCGGTCAACGTCGGGTTCGGCAAGGCCGCGCCGGACCGCGCCTACCCGGCGGTGTTCACCGTGATGACCACCGCGGGCAAGACCGGCGTGTACCGCTCGGACGACGCCGGCGCGAACTGGGTGCGCATCAACGACGACGCGCACCAGTACGGCAACGCGGGTGAGGCGATCACCGGCGACCCGAGGGTCTACGGGCGCGTCTACCTGGGCACGAACGGTCGCGGCATCCTCGTCGCCGACCCGAGCGGCCCACCGCCGTCGACGACCGCCACGTCGACGACGAGCACCACCACGTCGACCGGCACCACGACGTCGACGACCACGACCACCACTGCGACGACCACCACGACCACGCCGTCCCAGGAGACGTGCGCGGTCCGCTACCAGGTCGTCAGCCAGTGGTCGGGTGGCTTCACCGGTTCGGTGCGGATCACCAACCGGGGGACCGGCGCCCTCACGGGCTGGACCCTCGGCTGGTCGTTCCCCACCGGCCAGCGAGTCACGAACAGCTGGAACGGCAGGGCGTCCCAGTCGGGCGCCGCCGTCTCGGTGAGCAACGAGGGCTGGAACGGGACCGTCGCCGCGGGTGGCACGGTGGAATTCGGTTTCCAGGCGAGCTGGCAGGGCAGCAACGTCGCACCCACCGGCTTCACCCTGAACGGCAGGTCCTGTTCGGCCGGCTAGCGCCGGTCAGCGGAGCCCTCGTTTGGCCTGGCGGCGCAGCTGCATGATCCTGGCTGCGCCGACCAGGGCCACCACCAGCGCCCCGGCGATCGCCGCGAGCAGCAGCGCCACGCCCAGCGGGAGCGTGCCCGACGCGCCCAGGAAGTAGATCGTCGCGCCCTCCAGGTTCTGCAGGATGAAGATCAGCAGGACCAGCAGCACCACGATCGAGGCCAGCACCGCGACCCACGTGCCGCTGGTGCGGGTGTGCCCCAGCGAGGGCTGCGTGCGGTCCACCTTGTCCGGCGCGCGGTGCGGCGGGACCTCGTCCGGCAGGCCGGGCAGCGGGTCGAGGTCGTCCGGCCCGGCCCCGGTCGGCCGGACGGTGGGCGTGCCCGGGATCGGGTTGACGGGCAGCGCCTCGGTGCGGTCGTCGTCACGCGGCGTGGTCATCCGCCGATTATCGAACCGCCCACCCGGGCCCGCATCCCCAGTCGCACGAACGGCCCGCCCCCGCCCGCCCTGGTCGCGAACGGCCCGCTCGCGAACGGCCCGACCCCGCCCGTCCCGGTCGCGCGAACGGCCCGCCGCCCGGTCCCCGCCGTTCACCGGCAGGGTGGCCGGTACTCCAGCGCGCCGACGCCGACCGAGGCCACGTACTGCTGCCACTCCTCGCGGGAGATGTCCACCTCCACCTTCTTGCACATCTCGTCCACCGCGATCCGGAAGTCGAACTGCCAGTCGCGGAACGTGCCGTTGGAGTTGGTCGTCCGCACCACCGTCGGCTCCTCCTCGAACGACACCCCGTTGATCCCGGCGGTCGTCCCGGTGATCCGGCCCTGCTCCACCGGCCGCGTCCGGTCCGCGAGGCTC
This portion of the Saccharothrix syringae genome encodes:
- a CDS encoding lipopolysaccharide assembly protein LapA domain-containing protein, whose product is MTTPRDDDRTEALPVNPIPGTPTVRPTGAGPDDLDPLPGLPDEVPPHRAPDKVDRTQPSLGHTRTSGTWVAVLASIVVLLVLLIFILQNLEGATIYFLGASGTLPLGVALLLAAIAGALVVALVGAARIMQLRRQAKRGLR